A region from the Lolium perenne isolate Kyuss_39 chromosome 4, Kyuss_2.0, whole genome shotgun sequence genome encodes:
- the LOC127346561 gene encoding uncharacterized protein — MPPPHPTQAPAPTLPEELLEEIFLRLPPDEPACMARARLPRTRPAFRRRYRDFHGAPPMLGFFHSGSSDSGPHFAPTGARLPGVDGWVGWHMDHVVWDCRHGRVLLCNKNMLPLLLVAWDPMTGNRRKLPTPREYDSHGAAVLCSATGCHHRACHEGPFRVVFVGLDYSNDGCAAYAHVSLPETGEWSEPCSALEPATKNASLLDMPPVSVQDPLCFLLTYLYCDAEHANDIVVLKYDLTSHRLSLIDVPPVETDTVGDTILMLMKDGGLGFARFDGLTIYIWSRQMGSDGVPAWTQSTVMDLKNLLPIRNPKKRVRLIGSMEGSDIIFITTDLGIYKINLK; from the coding sequence ATGCCGCCGCCGCACCCGACGCAGGCACCGGCACCAACGCTGCCGGAGGAGCTTCTCGAGGAGATCTTCCTTCGCCTCCCGCCGGACGAGCCAGCATGCATGGCTCGTGCGCGCCTCCCTCGCACCAGACCCGCCTTTCGCCGTCGCTACCGCGACTTCCACGGCGCTCCCCCCATGCTGGGCTTCTTCCATTCCGGCTCCTCGGACTCCGGCCCGCACTTCGCCCCCACCGGCGCGCGCCTTCCTGGCGTCGATGGCTGGGTTGGCTGGCACATGGACCACGTCGTGTGGGACTGCCGACATGGCCGTGTTCTCCTTTGCAACAAGAATATGCTACCCTTGCTACTCGTCGCTTGGGATCCCATGACGGGCAACCGGAGGAAGCTGCCGACGCCCAGAGAGTACGACAGTCATGGGGCCGCGGTGCTCTGCAGCGCGACCGGCTGCCACCACCGTGCGTGTCATGAGGGCCCCTTCCGGGTGGTCTTCGTTGGCCTGGATTATAGCAACGATGGCTGTGCTGCTTATGCACACGTGTCCTTACCGGAGACGGGTGAGTGGAGCGAGCCGTGCTCTGCTCTCGAGCCTGCGACGAAGAACGCGTCCCTTCTCGACATGCCCCCTGTCTCGGTGCAAGATCCACTTTGTTTCCTGCTTACATATCTGTATTGCGATGCTGAACATGCCAACGACATCGTTGTTCTCAAGTATGACTTGACCTCTCATCGCCTATCACTGATTGATGTGCCGCCGGTGGAGACTGATACAGTGGGTGATACTATCCTCATGTTGATGAAGGATGGCGGTTTGGGGTTTGCACGCTTTGACGGGTTAACCATCTACATATGGTCAAGACAAATGGGGTCCGATGGAGTCCCAGCATGGACTCAGAGCACAGTCATGGATCTCAAGAACCTTCTCCCCATCCGAAATCCCAAGAAAAGAGTTAGACTGATTGGATCCATGGAGGGCAGCGATATTATTTTCATCACCACGGACCTTGGCATCTACAAGATCAATCTCAAGTAG